The sequence below is a genomic window from Silene latifolia isolate original U9 population chromosome 7, ASM4854445v1, whole genome shotgun sequence.
ttccttgggcaaccgagatggtaacgcccttatctgccgcggatggtcttgttaaggctccttggtagatgggggtatTACAAACACCATGACCAAATCCTTCAAAATCGACATCTTTATCATTTGGAATTCGACGACCGCATGATAAAACAACTTTACCACTTTTTATCTATAGGATCATTAAGATAAAACACTTGTTTTTCTTGTGAAGCTAATATGAAATGATCCTCCTTGTTGCCAACCTtatcaaaatttactaatgtgaattCTAAATCATCATTTTTAACACCACTATTGTTGTCAATCCACTTgcatcgaaagataggtatctcaaaatccatgtaaTCTAAAACCAATATTTGAagaataactccataatattgcatcGTACCCAAAATAAGATgtttatcctttgaactagcaaagtagATTCCCTAAGATTCTAAGCAAACTTCGTTGTTTTGCATTGTGCTGAACTCAACTTGATCGTGGGTGTAGATAGTGTATccattgatcgcatacccgctataaaaGATTGCACAAACATTAGGACCGAAATCGAGATGTAGTAATCTAGGTGAGTAATCATTATTATATGGGTTCTCCTCATCGTAAATAAGATCCTTAAGCCACTCTTGAAAATGCTTGCTATACTCATTTTCATTCCACATTTCGCTCTTATGAGGGTGTTTTTCCTTAAGGTAACACTGGTGATACATAGTGTAAGGCTGGACCTTGTCGATGTTAAAaagaacgtatgtatgagctGAATGCCGCATGTCAATTGGCATATCTTTATAAACACGACCCCCTACACATTTTCCTTTCATCTAGTCATAATGACGATTCTTAGGAGCTCTAATTAACTCGTCGAAGGAGAGGTATgtgtaacaatatgaaagagcttcatcgataaaAGCTCGCTCAGTAATGCACCCCTCTGGACGATACatattagatgtgtaatccttgtaaactttcatcaatctttcaaatggatactgatatctcaaatacaccTTTCTAATATACAGAATCTCTGAGACTAGGTGGACAGTCAATTAAACCATGATATTAAAAATAtgggaggaaaatacatttcaaactgacaaagacGGGTGACCCGAGGTCCTGCAAAGAATCcgcttcatcgggatcaatgactttactaCTTATTGATTGAAAGAAGATGCAAAATCTAGTTATTGTATGTCGAACCTTTTTAGGTAGAATGGAACAAATGGCCACGGCTACTAtttgttgcatcaatgtatgacaACCATGTGACTTTAAACTAGTAAGTTTTAGGTCCTTCAACGATAgaaggcttctaatattagacAAATAGCCTTCTGGCACCTTAATTCCATGCAAGTATTTACAGAACTCTATTTTCTCCTTCCTTGAAAGACTACGAGCCGCTAAGGGCAAAAAAAGTCCAATTTTTTTATAGCtgccagctcgggcctaatacccatctaTGCCAAATCATCCTTAGCTAccttgttgtcttttgtcctaccTGGATTCATAAATTTGTTAAAAAATACGGATTTTTTCTTATTACCCCGAGCAGACAACTTAGATCCTTTATTTCCATATGTTATCTAAATATCTTTTACTTTCTCATACGTTTCATGCCCATTCAAAATCCTTAGGATTTGCACGATGCTCGAGGcacccattaaacgccttgtTAAGCTTACGATCAGGATGATCACCGCATAAATCCCTACGATTTCCCACGTACACATGCTTAAGAGAATGCTTCACGTATTCTGATACAATATCCTCTTcacacaatgggcaagcctctttcccatgacaGTATGTCCAGAAAGATCGTTGTATGGCgtaaagtcagttattgtacacaacaACATTGCTCTAAGATTAAAAATTTCCTTTTTATAACCATCAAAGACTTGTATCCCTCTATCCCACAAAATTCTCATATCATCTTGAAGTGGTTCCAAATAAACATTTATGTCATTCCTAGGTTGTCGAGGGCCATAAATCAACAAGGAGAACATCAGATACTTCCATTTCATGCAAACCCATGAGGGTAAATTATAAAtggccaacactactggccaagtactgtgttgggtactcatgtttccatgaggaTGTATTCCATCTGTGGAAAGTGCAAGACGCAAGTTCCTTACTTCATTGGCAAAATCAGGATAGTaagcgtcaaactctttccattctagaccatccgctgggtgtcttaactttccatcttcaattCTTCCACTACTATGCCAAGTGAACATTCTTGCATCTTGCATATTCGAATAAATCCTAGAAAACCTTGCCTGTTAGTCGATATATGACGGACTCTTTTAACCGCAGTCATGAAGCATTAACCTCATCCACCCAAAATCATTATTTACAGCCTAAAAGGAAAGAcgtaacgagaatgtgattgtGGTTATCGTAAACCAGccatattattgtatatattttagagagagaatgaaagagtaaatgtttgagaGAGAAGGAAAGATTTTTGATATTCAACTAAAACATtttgaagacatatttatagtccaaattgGAGGAGTATTTAGCAAGCTATaactttttgcatgcattggttCAGGATGCAATGGTCTACTGATTTgaaaatataacaacggttgcgACAAAATCGTTCTTAGAAATAAGACAACGATTCACTCAAAACCGTTCTTTAATTATGTAACAACGGTTAGATAAAACCCTTTGTTGTTCTATATTAAATAACGGTTACataaaaaccgttgtcaaaatatGACAACGGTAGTAGTCAAACCGTTGACAATAATTTCTATAACGGATTTTTTGGTTAACCGTTGATAATTTTCGAAAACGGTTGTCTTCAGAACCGTTGTAATGTTTTCTTAATAACGGTTCACTGAAAACTGTTTCTCTTAATTGTACGCTTCCAATATTTGAGAACCGATGATCTATGTTCCGTTATTATTTGTAGTAAACCGTTGTTATGAGATCGTTGTAAATGCGCTGAATTGGCATAGTGTTTGATTGGTGTTAATACTACGGCCTCAAGCTCCTAGTATTTACGGATACTGACACTATGACCAGAAGTTCATAATGTTCACAAATTATGAAACTATGACTCGAAGTTCAAAGTGTCTAAAAAAAGAAACTGAAACTATGACCTGGAGTTCATAGTGCTTAGATATACTGAATTATGACCCGAAGTTCATAACATTCACAAATATTAAAACTATGGCCTGAAGTTCACTGTGTGTGTGAGTATCAATAAAATTATGAAAAGTGTGGCCCGTTAGTTGACGGTGTATATATTTTCACCTTTCGTATAGTGAATATTATTTTGAGTAACAATATTAAAAATGAACTCGTGATTATACATTATTTGTAAAATATGAGATACTCTTACAAATTGAGAATCAtaccaaatcaattcaaaaccatTCCATGTATAGAATATAATATCATGGTTTGAGGATAAAATTATTTTATCTTCATACAAATAATATAGTGCTATAGACACATAATCGTGTAAGTGACTTAATTTAGTATCTATTAAATCTTATTCAACATGCGACTCAACAAAATAATGAGATATTATTGTAATGCCCCTTATTTTATGGCTTGGTCAATAGTTAGTCAACGATGAAAATGTGAAATGTGTGTGTAGATtatatttattaaattataagaTTAGATTGTGAGACGggaataattaataaaatataaaataaatcggAAATAGCCTATGATAGGCGTGTAAACAAGGAGTGTTTTCTAGTAAGGTAGTATATAATACTAAggtaaataataatataataatatgacATGATCTACAAATAAACAATTTCCTAAAAGTTTCCTAAGACTATACCTTTACTATTATATATATCGTGCTAGCCTATTCATAAATCACTTATTTACTTTTACAACATCACATAAAAGTTAGAGAgaaaaaagggaaaagggaattGGGCAATTAATTGGGGATTTTGCTTCTACTTCCATTTGATTCAATCTTTTACTTTGTAAGTTGCCTTTAATGTTTCTAAGATTCAATTGTTCATCTTTAAAacttaaattatagtaggattATGGTAGAAGTCATAGTTAATTACATAAatattaggttaaacatgattaGTTTAAAGAAAGAAAGTTACAGCAATTCTTTAAATCTGTAAGGTACCTTGAACGAATTATCAGACCGTTGTAAAGTTGTTATCTTCAAAACGTAAAGAATATACATAGGTTATTTTCAACACTATTTATGGCTGCAAAATTTCGTAGCAATTGTCCTTGTAGATTCTTCATAATAAATTCAttatgaacatgtcgactgaAAATTTGCGAATGCACTagtaatataaattttattttgtaaagctaatttataaattgaaacatAGTTGTGTCATTTGCATACATTGACTTTGAAGAGTCTAGATGATGCTAGGCATTGTAATTTCTCAAAAATCATATGTTAAACTTGTTTTATGAATCGATACTTTCTATTCGTCAGAATTCGTCAGTATTTATTAATAATTTAAGAAAACCTTGATAAATATGTAATTTGAGGCAAGTTTATTTCCCAAGAATGGTATatatgtgtcttagggttccaacGCCACTGGTCTTGCATTGTTTGGAGTTTTATTTAATTagttatgaattttatagtgagacTGAACTGTTTTGTAAAACGGTAACattagagatttagctttgaagttgtcataaggattaggacgtgatgggcataggataagtgcatgattagttggttaATTATGCACTAATTGTAGATAATTATGTTATATAGGTTATGGATTTGTTAAGGATCGATTTGATTGCTTTTGTGACTCGTGTGACTCGAAGATTTGCTATCAGGTGGGATAACTACTCAcatgatttctttttttttttttgataaaatgtaagtatTATATCAAAAGAAAGCGTAACCATACAATGACACGGGTTTTATAGATCAACCCATGTCACAAAGCATCCGGTGAGCCCATACAAGATGGCCCAACAAAGACAAACACCATCAAAATGAAACATACAACAAAATCAGATCAAAAAATCAGAAAATGTTGTCCCAACCCTAATCCCGTCACTCTTCCTCTTCCTTCTCCTGAAAATTCCTTCAATTCATTCAAACGCCTCTCTCTAGCAGCCTCTCAAGCCACATAGCTTCATTTCTGACCAAAACCCTTTTGCCCAGACCTCGGAATCTCACTTTAAGCTCATCCACGATGAAGCGGGCAATGAGAATAGGTCGAATAAGGGAAAGCTCGTGCCTGCTCCTGTTTCTCTGCTGGCAAATGGTGTATAGACAGGAATTGATTGTGGCATCAAGGATCTCTAAATGAAGTGAGGTACCCGTTTTCGCAAGCCGCCAATTGATCCAGTTAAATTCGGGCCAGGGATCCCCAACCCACCCTCCGACAGTATCAATGACGATTTTGCTGTAGGTACAAGCAAAGAATCGATGCTCCAAGTTTTCAACAGTTCCTCCGCATATGCAACAGGTACTATCATCCGTTATCCCTAAATTGAAGAGTTTTCCTTTTGTATTCATGTTTCCATGGTGATGAACCCATGCTTTCTTTATTGTAGTTATGTCATTTATTTAGCATGTGTCATTGGTTTGATTATAGCCTTTGGCTGGATTATAATCGTGGATTGTATCCTGTGGAGTGTTATCGTTATTGCATACATTGGCATAACATTTGCATTTGGTTATCGATTAttgtgattaaggcccaggctggttctTGAAATGCAAACTTGTCTCAGGTGTCTTAGGTTTATCCTGGTTGACTCAACTTCGAGTTGAGGATTTCCCCGGACCAGGGATTGGTgggatgaacgggtgtttcgggtgatagGCACAGctgcattgcatttgcatatcATCCATATTTACTGTTTCATCTTATAACTGTTGTTTATTTATCCTACTCGGCCTTTTGGTTGACGTGTGTTTGTTGTGTCAAAATTaaatgatgcctgctttaattgatggcgtcCTGTGGTAAACCAATTAGTATTTCCGGTtaattggggagcagattaaATAACAGGTACTTGAGTTAGCTGATTCGGGAGCATGGGTTGCGTGAGGACTTCGATGGCATTACCTAATAGTCTAGATAACTTAGTTTCGGACAAttactatttatgttatttaatTTCGCTACGTGATGTATTTAATTACTTTTTTGTGAACCCCCCGGAATAAAGCTAAGAAAATACAATaagaaaatgcggaattttacgaaatttttgaaactttttaaagtttaaagcgtgGGTTCATTAAAACCTACAACATAGATAAAGAATGTggaaataaagttaagtttatacaaacgtgatagccaaaatggggaaaatatatccctcgaatgacaagacGATAAATGGTGAGTCTAAGCTATCCTAGTAAACAGACTACTAATCCAAGGTGCTCACTATCTCACACGTCTaataaaccccacaaatgcatcttcacaaacctgtcattcatgtaaacatgaaaggaCATGAACATGAAGATTTATATTTAAACttggcaattaaatgagatggaacaagatagatcaacttAAGCATAATAAagactcaactattcatgtgagagaattaaataatatgaaagacaagaatacggtcatttagacAAAGGAACGCATTTCTAGGAAATATAAcctagatatgagattagaaactGAAACATGTGAAGTAGATAAATAAGGGATCAATCAATGTAAAATACGTGAatggaaaccatagccattactttgaaaacctcttaccAAACATTTCAAAGGACGtcgctactaatgtcacattcatacttatggcctgcatttcaccataagaacggatgggaacatcaatcccggtaatcatatcgcaactagaaggcttgcatctcacctctagtatccgataggaccaagactctcacataCAAACAAtgacaatatctataaccaagcaagacctctACTACTCATTAAATATAATTCCTCTGGTAGCACGACAATGATAATcaccaagactcagtcctagccTAAATCTGGCTAGACTCTCGGGACATTACAATTctcgattcgacatgcggcataACGGTCCGCATCCAAAACTCGAACGACAGATCGGAAgtctagaacccacaatcggcaggacagtccgaaagaggcggaagatatgagctaaacccatacttggcagatcggcacaagtagggcgtaaagataagtcaagcactAATGTACAGTATAAAGGCATtatcacaagaatacgactctacCAGATGAATATTCCAAAAGACATGATTCAACTTGGAAAGGGAAGAATTGATATAATGAGTAAATTAATATCCAAGTAAGATAAACCAAGTCCATTTATACTCATAAACATGAATTATCAACTCATTTCTTAAGTACTTgtcttgaataaaaatgtaaataaatggaaATAAACCATCTAATAAAAGCAaaacaaatattgaattataaatgactcaaatatAAGGTATACCATTTATTACTTACAAggcataaataattaaattgggctcatattataatgaaaacatGTCATTTTAGATATGAACGACATAATTAAACAATGAATTCCACTATTATAAAgcatgtgagaaaaatatataaacgaacgatatttaacgaattacgttatataaaacacgagacagaaattcaaataaattaaatatggattaaaAACGACACAACAAAAACATCCCACACGGGGCTAGGCCATGGCT
It includes:
- the LOC141590392 gene encoding uncharacterized protein LOC141590392, translated to MNTKGKLFNLGITDDSTCCICGGTVENLEHRFFACTYSKIVIDTVGGWVGDPWPEFNWINWRLAKTGTSLHLEILDATINSCLYTICQQRNRSRHELSLIRPILIARFIVDELKVRFRGLGKRVLVRNEAMWLERLLERGV